Proteins from one Flammeovirgaceae bacterium genomic window:
- the ruvA gene encoding Holliday junction branch migration protein RuvA, producing MIAFLKGKLVHKEPTFVIIEVNGVGYRVSISLNTFSEIKDKENIQLSTYLQVREDAHILYGFGNHAEKSMFQNLIGVNGVGPNTAMVVLSYLPPHELHQAIVEEDVSALQAVKGIGGKTAQRIILELKDKLRKEPVGETGGIAGIRHNTMRNEALTALMTLGIGKAAAEKSIDTVLKRSGNTVSLEELVKLALKNA from the coding sequence ATGATTGCCTTCTTAAAAGGGAAGCTGGTCCATAAAGAACCAACCTTCGTCATCATAGAAGTAAATGGTGTCGGCTACAGGGTATCCATTTCGTTGAATACCTTCTCCGAGATCAAGGACAAAGAGAACATCCAATTGTCCACCTATTTACAGGTACGGGAAGACGCGCATATACTTTATGGGTTTGGCAACCACGCGGAAAAATCCATGTTTCAAAACCTGATAGGGGTAAACGGGGTAGGCCCCAACACGGCCATGGTGGTATTATCGTACCTCCCCCCCCATGAACTGCACCAGGCCATTGTGGAAGAGGACGTAAGTGCCCTGCAGGCGGTAAAGGGAATAGGGGGGAAAACGGCCCAACGCATTATCCTTGAACTGAAGGACAAATTAAGAAAAGAGCCAGTAGGGGAAACGGGCGGAATTGCCGGGATAAGGCACAATACGATGCGAAATGAGGCGTTAACAGCGTTGATGACACTGGGGATTGGGAAAGCGGCTGCAGAAAAGAGCATCGATACCGTCCTGAAAAGATCAGGAAATACAGTTAGTTTAGAGGAGCTTGTGAAGCTGGCATTGAAAAACGCCTGA
- a CDS encoding NADP-dependent malic enzyme: MSIKIRKQDALNYHTQGQPGKIEVVPTKVLSSQLDLALAYSPGVAEPCKEIAANKEEVYKYTSKGNLVAVISNGTAVLGLGNIGPEASKPVMEGKGVLFKKFAGIDVFDIEIDEADPDGFIKIVKSLEPTFGGINLEDIKSPECFKIEQELREQMNIPIMHDDQHGTAIISSAALLNALELVGKKIGETTLVVNGAGAAAVSCSRLYLSLGLKKENLIMCDSKGVITKDRKNLDPIKAEFATSKKISTLKEALKGADAFVGLSVADILTGEDILAMAKDPIVFALANPNPEIAYDTAKKVRPDLIMGTGRSDHPNQINNVLGFPYIFRGALDVRATEINEAMKLAAVHALADLAKESVPDMVTRAYGNSKIEFGPDYLIPKPLDTRLITAISPAVAKAAMESGVAKLHIKDWDNYHEDLLKRIGIDQKLMSRVITRAKKNPKRVVFTEANHHKILKAAQILKDEGIATPILLGNLEEINGLIKEHKLELQGCPIISPYEEAANIDKYAEALYQKRQRKGMTLKDCKKALLDRNYYAAMMVEHGDADAVVSGLTKDYPRTILPALHVIGTAPHVKRVAGMYIIMNKKGTFFFSDCTVNVDPTTEELVEIIGLTRMGVQFFDVKPQMAMLSYSNFGSSKGQVPDKMREATQIAKRRYPNLVIDGDIQANIALDRGLQKEIYPFSRLADEGCNTLIFPNLASANIAYKLLIELGGAEAIGPILLGMNKPVHILQLGSTIRDIVNMASIAVVDAILREQNEPA; encoded by the coding sequence ATGTCAATAAAAATTAGGAAACAGGATGCATTGAATTACCACACGCAAGGGCAGCCCGGCAAGATTGAAGTAGTGCCCACCAAAGTGTTGAGCTCCCAGTTGGACCTGGCCCTTGCCTACTCGCCCGGGGTGGCCGAACCCTGTAAAGAGATTGCCGCAAACAAAGAAGAGGTTTATAAATACACCTCGAAAGGGAACCTCGTTGCCGTAATAAGCAATGGGACGGCCGTATTGGGGCTGGGCAACATCGGCCCCGAAGCCTCCAAGCCGGTAATGGAAGGCAAAGGGGTGTTGTTCAAAAAATTTGCCGGCATTGACGTATTCGATATCGAAATCGATGAGGCCGACCCCGATGGGTTCATTAAAATCGTAAAATCCCTTGAGCCCACCTTTGGCGGCATCAACCTGGAAGACATCAAATCACCGGAATGTTTCAAGATCGAACAAGAACTGCGCGAGCAGATGAACATTCCCATCATGCATGACGACCAGCATGGCACGGCCATCATCTCTTCTGCCGCCCTGCTCAACGCCCTGGAACTGGTAGGGAAAAAAATAGGGGAAACAACACTGGTGGTAAATGGCGCGGGTGCCGCGGCCGTCTCTTGTTCCCGGCTTTACCTCTCCCTGGGGCTAAAAAAAGAGAACCTGATCATGTGCGACAGCAAAGGGGTAATTACCAAAGACCGGAAAAACCTCGATCCCATAAAAGCGGAGTTTGCCACCTCTAAAAAAATTTCCACATTAAAAGAAGCCCTGAAAGGCGCGGATGCCTTTGTGGGGCTGTCGGTTGCCGATATCCTTACCGGGGAAGACATCCTTGCCATGGCAAAGGACCCTATCGTGTTCGCATTGGCCAACCCCAACCCGGAAATAGCCTACGACACCGCCAAAAAGGTAAGGCCCGATTTGATCATGGGCACGGGCAGGTCCGACCACCCCAACCAAATCAACAATGTCCTGGGTTTTCCCTATATTTTCCGGGGGGCATTGGACGTACGGGCCACTGAAATCAATGAGGCCATGAAATTGGCGGCCGTACACGCCCTGGCAGACCTGGCCAAAGAGTCCGTTCCCGATATGGTGACCCGGGCGTATGGCAATTCCAAAATCGAATTTGGCCCCGATTACCTTATACCAAAACCCCTGGACACCCGGTTGATTACCGCCATCTCCCCGGCCGTTGCCAAAGCGGCCATGGAATCCGGGGTGGCCAAACTGCACATCAAAGACTGGGACAATTATCACGAAGACCTGCTGAAGAGGATTGGCATTGACCAAAAATTGATGTCCAGGGTGATCACCCGTGCCAAGAAAAACCCGAAACGGGTGGTGTTTACGGAAGCCAACCACCATAAGATACTGAAGGCCGCACAAATACTGAAGGACGAAGGCATCGCCACGCCCATACTGCTGGGCAACTTAGAGGAAATAAACGGCCTCATAAAAGAGCACAAGTTGGAGTTGCAGGGCTGCCCCATCATTTCCCCATATGAGGAAGCCGCCAACATAGATAAGTATGCAGAAGCCCTTTACCAGAAAAGGCAGAGAAAAGGGATGACCTTGAAAGACTGCAAAAAGGCGCTGCTTGACCGGAACTATTATGCCGCCATGATGGTGGAGCATGGCGATGCCGATGCGGTGGTTTCTGGCCTCACCAAAGATTACCCCAGGACGATATTGCCCGCCCTGCATGTGATAGGCACTGCCCCCCACGTAAAACGTGTGGCCGGCATGTACATCATCATGAACAAAAAGGGCACCTTCTTTTTTTCCGATTGCACGGTAAACGTTGACCCCACCACGGAAGAACTGGTGGAGATCATCGGGTTGACCCGCATGGGCGTCCAGTTTTTTGACGTGAAGCCACAGATGGCCATGCTGTCGTACTCCAACTTTGGCAGCAGCAAGGGCCAGGTCCCCGATAAAATGCGTGAAGCCACGCAAATTGCAAAAAGAAGGTACCCCAACCTTGTGATAGATGGCGACATACAGGCCAATATCGCTTTGGACAGGGGATTGCAAAAGGAAATTTACCCTTTTAGCCGGCTGGCAGACGAAGGCTGCAATACGTTGATATTCCCCAACCTGGCATCCGCCAACATTGCCTACAAATTGCTCATCGAGCTTGGGGGGGCGGAGGCCATAGGCCCGATTTTGTTGGGGATGAACAAGCCCGTGCACATCCTTCAACTGGGAAGCACCATTCGTGACATTGTAAATATGGCCAGCATTGCAGTAGTGGACGCCATATTGAGGGAACAAAACGAACCCGCCTGA